The Pseudoxanthomonas sp. CF385 region CGGCGGCGCCTTCGATCAGGCCCGGGATGTCGGCGATGACGAAGCTGCGGTGCGCCTCGACGCTGACCACGCCCAGGTTCGGGTAAAGCGTGGTGAACGGGTAGTCGGCCACCTTGGGCGTCGCGGCCGAGACGGCGCGGATGAAGGTGCTCTTGCCCGCGTTCGGGAAGCCCAGCAGGCCGACGTCCGCCAGCAGCTTGAGCTCCAGCTTCAGCAGGCGTTCCTCGCCTTCCTCGCCCGGCGTCGCCTTGCGGGGCGCGCGGGTGATGGAGCTCTTGAAATGCATGTTGCCCAGGCCACCCTTGCCGCCCTTGGCCACCAGCAGGCGGTCGCCGTGCTGGGTGAGGTCGCCGATCACCTCGTCGGTGCTGACGTTGGTGACCACGGTGCCGACCGGGACAGTGATGGTGAGGTCTTCGCCGGCCTTGCCGTACATCTGCCGGCCCATGCCGTTCTCGCCCCGCTGGGCGCGGAACGTCGTCTGGTGGCGGAAGTCGACCAGGGTGTTGAGGTTCTCGTCGGCGAGCAGCCAGACGCTGCCGCCACCGCCGCCATCGCCACCATCGGGGCCGCCCAGCGGAATGAACTTCTCGCGGCGGAAGCCCACGCAGCCGTTGCCGCCATTGCCGGCGGTGACCAGGATTTCAGCTTCGTCTACGAGTTTCATGGCAAAGGGTTCGTTTCAATCGATGGGTTGCGGGATGCGCGGGACGTCAATGCCCCGCAAACGAAAAGCCCCGCACGCGGCGGGGCCCTTCGCGACGCGTGTGCGCGAAGCCTCAGGCTTCCGCCACCACGCTGACGGTGCGGCGCTTCTTGGCGCCCTTGACCGAGAACTCGACCTTGCCGTCGACCAGCGCGAACAGCGTGTGGTCGCGACCCAGGCCGACGCCCGGACCCGGGTGGAACTGGGTGCCGCGCTGGCGGATGATGATGTTGCCCGCATCGATCGCCTGACCACCGAAGACCTTGACGCCCAGCATCTTCGGATTGGAGTCGCGGCCGTTGCGCGAGGAACCTACGCCCTTTTTGTGTGCCATGACTGCTTCTCCTTACTTCGTGATGCCGGTGATTTCGATTTCGGTGTAGTGCTGCCGATGACCCTGGCGCTTCATGTGGTGCTTGCGGCGGCGGAACTTGATGATGCGGACCTTGTCGGCGCGGCCATGGCCGACGACCTTGGCGGTCACGCTGGCGCCCTTCAGGGCGTCGCCCAGGCTGATGGTTTCGCCATCGCCCAGCATCAGGATGTTGTCGAAGGTGATCTCGTTGCCGGCTTCGGCCTCGAGCTTCTCGACGCGGAGCGTCTCGCCCTTCATCACGCGGTATTGCTTACCGCCAGTGACTACGACTGCGTACATGTGGATTCCTTGGTTTCTGTAGTTATTTTCTGGAGCCTGCCTGCCATCGAGGGCGGACAGAAGCGGAATTGTAGTGGATTCATGCGGTTAGGGTCAACCACCCCCTCCTTCCGGCCACTCTGTACCGATTGCGGACAGAATCCGCCCTCGGGGCCGCCGCATAGTGCCCGGCTGCGGCAACCACCGCGCCCTCCAGCCCTTGGGAATCATGCACTTGCCCACATTTCCTTCCCGCACCTGCTCGCCGCGGCGCACGGACCTGTCCGCGTCCCGCCGTTCCGGCAAGACCGGTATCGATAGCCCCAATCCCGCCTGACCAGGCTCTTTCTTCCGAACCTCCCTGCACTGGTGCAGGGGGCGATTTGCCCCCATCTGAGCAGATCGCTACGCTTCCTTGTTCGCTTTCCGGATCCCCCACCCGATGGCCATGGACTTCATCCGCATCCGCGGTGCGCGGACGCACAACCTCAAGAACATCGATCTCGACCTTCCGCGCGACAAGCTGATCGTGATCACCGGCCTGTCCGGCTCGGGTAAGTCGTCGCTCGCGTTCGACACCATCTACGCCGAAGGCCAGCGCCGCTACGTGGAGTCGCTGTCCGCGTACGCGCGGCAGTTCCTGTCGGTGATGGAGAAGCCGGATGTCGACCACATCGAGGGCCTGTCGCCGGCGATCTCGATCGAGCAGAAATCGACCAGCCACAACCCCCGCTCCACCGTCGGCACGATCACCGAGATCTACGACTACCTGCGCCTGCTGTATGCGCGCGTCGGCCTGCCGCGCTGCCCGGACCACGGCTATCCGCTGGAGGCGCAGACCGTCAGCCAGATGGTGGATCAGGTGCTGGCGCTCGACGGCGAGCAGCGCTACATGCTGCTGGCCCCGGTGATCCGCGAGCGCAAGGGCGAGCATGCCCAGGTCTTCGACCAACTGCGTGCGCAGGGCTTCGTCCGCGTGCGCGTCGATGGCGAGCTCTACGAGATCGACGCCGTACCGGCGCTGGCATTGCGGCAGAAACACACGATCGAAGCGGTGATCGACCGTTTCCGCCCGCGCGAAGACCTCAAGCAGCGCCTCGCCGAGAGCTTCGAGACCGCCCTGAAACTGGGCGACGGCATGGCCCAGGTGATGTCGCTGGACCAGCCCGAATCCGCGCCGCTGCTGTTCTCGTCGAAGTATTCCTGCCCGGTCTGCGACTACTCGCTGCCGGAGCTGGAACCGCGCCTGTTCTCGTTCAACTCGCCGGTCGGCGCCTGCCCCACGTGCGACGGCCTCGGCGTGGCCCAGTTCTTCGACCCCGCTCGCGTGGTCGTGCACCCCGAACTGTCGCTGGCGGCTGGTGCCGTGCGCGGCTGGGACCGCCGCAACGCCTACTACTTCCAGCTGATCGCCTCGCTGGCCAAGCACTACCGCTTCGACGTGGACGCACCCTGGCAGTCGCTGCCGGAAGGCGTGCAGAAGGCGGTGCTGTACGGCAGCGGGGAAGAAGTCATCACCTTCACGTACCTCACCGAATCGGGCGGGCGCACGCAGCGCAAGCACCGTTTCGAGGGCATCGTGCCGAACCTCGAGCGCCGCTACCGCGAGACGGAGTCGCCGGCCGTGCGCGAGGAACTGGCCAAGTACATCAGCGACCGGCCCTGTCCCGATTGCCAGGGCGCGCGCCTCAACAAGTCCGCGCGCAACGTGTTCGTCGCCGACCGTCCGCTGCCGTCGCTGGTGGTGCTGCCGGTGGACGAAGCGCTGGCGTTCTTCCGAGGGTTGGACCTGCCCGGCTGGCGCGGCGAGATCGCCGCGAAGATCGTCAAGGAGATCGCCGAGCGGCTCGGCTTCCTGGTCGATGTCGGCCTGGATTACCTCACCCTCGAGCGCAAGGCCGATACGCTGTCGGGTGGCGAAGCGCAGCGCATCCGCCTGGCCTCGCAGATCGGCGCCGGCCTGGTCGGCGTGATGTACGTGCTCGACGAACCCAGCATCGGCCTGCACCAGCGCGACAACGAGCGCCTGCTCGGCACGCTGACGCGCCTGCGCGACCTCGGCAACACGGTGATCGTCGTCGAGCACGACGAGGACGCCATCCGCATGGCCGACTATGTGCTCGACATCGGCCCCGGTGCCGGCGTGCATGGCGGCGAAATCGTCGGCCAGGGCACGCTGGACGACCTGCTGAAGGCGCCACGTTCGCTGACCGGCCAGTACCTCTCGGGCAAGCGCCAGATCGAGGTGCCGAAAGCGCGCCACAAGGCGAACCCGAAGATGACGCTGCACCTGCGCGGCGCCACCGGCAACAACCTGAAGGATGTCGACCTCGACGTGCCGTCGGGTTTGTTCACCTGCATCACCGGCGTGTCCGGCTCGGGCAAGTCGACGCTGATCAACGACACCCTGTACGCGCTGGCCGCCAACGAGATCAACGGCGCGTCGCACAAGCCGGCGCCGTACCGCGAGGTCACCGGGCTGGACCTGTTCGACAAGGTCGTCGACATCGACCAGTCGCCGATCGGGCGCACGCCACGCTCCAATCCGGCGACCTACACGGGCCTGTTCACGCCGTTGCGCGAACTGTACGCGCAGGTGCCGGAAGCGCGCGCGCGCGGCTACTCGCCGGGCCGCTTCAGCTTCAACGTGCGCGGCGGCCGCTGCGAGGCCTGCCAGGGCGACGGCTTGATCAAGGTGGAGATGCACTTCCTGCCGGACGTATACGTGCCCTGCGACGTCTGCCACGGCAAGCGCTACAACCGCGAGACGCTGGAGATCCTCTACAAGGGCTACAACATCAACGACGTGCTGGAAATGACCGTCGAGGACGCGCTGACCCTGTTCGAGCCCGTGCCGTCGATCGCGCGCAAACTGGAAACACTGGTGGACGTCGGCCTGAGCTACGTCAAGCTGGGCCAGAGCGCGACGACGCTGTCCGGCGGCGAGGCGCAGCGCGTGAAGCTGTCGAAGGAACTCTCCCGCCGCGACACGGGACGCACGCTGTACATCCTGGACGAACCGACCACCGGCCTGCACTTCCACGACATCGAGCACCTGCTCGCCGTGCTGCACAAGCTGCGCGACGACGGCAACACCATCGTGGTGATCGAACACAACCTGGACGTCATCAAGACGGCGGACTGGGTGGTCGACCTCGGGCCGGAAGGCGGGCACCGGGGTGGGCGCATCCTGGCCACCGGTACGCCCGAGGACATCGCGGCGCATCCGGAATCGCATACCGGGCGTTTCCTCGCCAAGCTGTTGCCCGCAGCCAAGTCGCCGAAGCCCACGAAGCCGGCGGCCGTCGCCAAGCCCGACGTGCTGCCGCCGCGCAAGTCCGCCACCAAGACCACGAAGAAGAAGGCCGCACGATGAGCGACTCCCACGACGCCGGCCGCAGGCTGCTGGCGAAGATCCCGATCAGCGTGCGCTGGCGCGACATGGACAGCATGGGCCACGTGAACAACGCCAAGTACATCTCGTACCTGGAAGAAGCGCGCGTGCGCTGGATGCTGACGGTGCCGGACGTGTCGATGACCGACCGCATCGCGCCGGTCGTGGCCGCGAACAACATCAACTACAAGCGGCCGCTGACCTGGCCGAACGACGTGGTAGTGGAACTCTACGTCGACCGCCTGGGGACCAGCAGCGTCACCATCGGTCACCGGATCGTGTCGGCCAAAGACGACAGCGTGCTGTACTCGGACGGCAACGTGGTGGTCGTGTGGATGGACACGCAGACCGGCCACAGCGCGCCGTTGCCCGCGGCGATCCGTGCGGTATCGGAGTAACCACAAGAGCGTTGTGGGAGCGACGTAAGTCGCAAGCTTTTCCCGAGGCTGAAAGAAGAGCTCGCGACTTACGTCGCTCCCACACCATAGTCCGCGGACATCAGGGTGCGCTCTTGCGCACCTCGAACACGACGGGCAACGAGCGGCCATCGGCCAGCTTCAGCGTGATCACCGGCTTCTCCCCCGCGGCCAGCGGCTGGTAGGGGCCATGCAGCATCAGGTGCAGGCCGCCCGGCTTGAGCTCGGCGGCCTTGCCGGGCGCGATCGGCAGCGCGACCACTTCGCGCATGCGGCTGACACCGTTCTCCTCGCGGGTTTCGTGCAGCGAGACGTCGTCGAAGGCGAGGCTCTCCGCACCGACGATGCTGATCGGCGCCTTGCATGGATTCTCGATACGGACGAAGCCGGCCATCATCGGCATCGTGACCGGCGGCAGGCGTATCCAGGCCACCTTGGCGACAGGCAGGCAACCGGCCGCGTGAGCGGTACCCAGGCACGACATCAACAGGGCCGACAGGCCGATCATTTCGAAGCGACGGTTCATGCGCCTATGATACCGGCCTGACTTCAGGGAGCGGATGAATGACAGGCCTCATCGAAACCACCGACCACGGCGACATCCGCGAGATCCGGCTGGCGCGTGCGCCGGTCAACGCCCTCAACACGGACCTGTGCCGCGCCCTGATCGATGCGCTGGGCGGGGCGCTCGACGACGGCGTGCGCGGCATCGTGCTGGCCGGCAACCCGAAGATCTTTTCGGCCGGCATGGACGTGCCTTACCTGATGTCGCTGGGCGACGACCGCAAGGCGTTGCTCGATGCGTGGCAAGCCTTCTTCGGTGCCGCGCGCACGTTGGCGGAGTCGCGCGTCCCGGTGGTCGCCGCGATCACCGGGCATGCGCCGGCGGGCGGTTGCGTGCTGGCGCTGTGCTGCGACTACCGCGTGATGGCGCGCAGCCCGGACCCGGCGCGCCCGTTCGCGCTGGGCCTCAACGAAACCCAGGTGGGCCTGGTCGTACCGGAAGGCATCCAGCGCCTGATGCGCCGCGTGGTGGGCCCTTATCGCGCCGAACGCCTGCTGGTGGCCGGCGAGATGGTGCCGGCCGAGCGTGCGCTGGAGATCGGCCTGGTCGATGAACTGATCGACCAGGAGAACGTCACCGCGCGTGCCATCGCCTGGCTGCAGCAGTTGCTGACCCTGCCGCACCACCCGATGCTGCAGACGCGCGCCCTCGCCCGCCGCGACCTCGTGGAGGCACTCGACCCGGCGCTGATCCAGCTGGAGCGTTTCGTCGATGCCTGGCATGCGCCCGATACGCAGACCGCCCTGCGCGCGCTGATCGACAAGCTCAAGAAGTAACCGCCCCTCAGAGCAGCCACACCTCGACCCGCTCGTTGCGGTCGCGCTGTCCGCCACCCGCCAATGGGCGCACGTCGCCCAGGCCGACGGAGCGCGTCACGGGAATGCCGTTGCGGGTCAGGTAACCGGCCACCATGTCCGCGCGCTCGTTGCTGAGCATGGTCGGCAACAGCCGGTTGCCCGGGTCGTGGTCCGCGAACGCGACGACCACCAGCGAACGCCCTTGGTTCTCGGGCAGGCGCATGAAGGCCACGAGGCGCTCCATGTCCAATGCGCTGCGGCTCTCGAACAGGGTACTGAGCGAGGCCATGTTGAAACGCATGCCGACCGGCAGCCGGGTGGCGCCTGCGACGGCTTCCCGGTAGGCCTGCACACCCGGCAGCCGCCCCGGCTGGATCGCTGTGCGCAGCATCACTGACTGCAGGCCCACGGCCTCGACGGCGCGCTGTCCATCGCGACCCACCGCGTACAGCGCCAGACTGCGACCCAGCGCCGACATCAACGGCGCGCCATACAGGCGATACCGGCGCACCAGCGGGTAATCCTCGCTGGCCACGTTCAGGCGCGTGGGCAGCACCGCGGCACCGCCGTCGGACACGGCCAGCGTGCGGGTGCCGGGAGGGATGCGGGTCGTCAGTTCGACGATGGCCAACGCATGGCGGTCTTCCGCAGCCGCACGGGCGGCCTGGCGCAGGCGCGCGTGCTCGAAGGCGCCACTCGTGGCGCCACCCTGCATCACGCGCTGCTGGAGGAACTCGCGGCTGCCCCCCGCTTCCGGTCCGGCATGTACGTGGATGAGTGCATCCTCACCGCCGAGCTGCGACCACGAACGGATGCGTCCGGCGGCGATATCGCGCAACTGCGCGACGCTGATCTTGCGCACCGGGTTGCGGTCGTTGACCACGATGGCCAGGCCGTCCAGGGCGACGGTGAATTCCTGCTCCGGCGACCCCAGGTCGCCCAGCTGCCAGCCCGCATCGCGCTCGCTGGCGGTGGGTGCGCGCGCCATCATCGCGAGCTCCGCATTCCCATCCACCAAGGCCTGGAAGCCGTTGGCCGATCCGCGGCGATCGATCTCCACGACCAAGGACTCGCCATCGCGAACCGCCGTGATTTCCATGCGGTCGGGGCGCGGCGTGCGCCGCTCGATCCCCGTATAGCCGATGGAGCGAAGCCATGCGTCGACGATGCGCGGCATCACCTCGGCACCGATGGTGTTGGATCCATGGATCCGGAGACGCTCGGCCTCCGTATCCTGCGCGGCTACAGGCACGCTGGCACAGCACAGCATCGCGGCCAAGACGGCCGCGTTGAGCAGACGATGAAGCATGGACGATCCCCCTGACGAAACCGCGGGAGCGTGCCGTGCGTCGATGACAGGGCCATGACGGCCCCGCGAAGGTTCAGTCGCCGCGGGCGACCGGGCGCGCAGGATTGCTGATCCAGCCGCTCCACGAACCGGGATAGAGGCGCGCGCCGTGCAAACCGGCATGTTCGAAGGCGAGCAACAGATGGCAGGCCGTCACTCCGGATCCGCACATGAGCACGGCGTCCGCCGGAGCGCGATGGCCGAGCAGCAGCGACAATTCGGCGCGCAGTTCGTCGGCCGGCTTGAAGCGGCCGTCGCGCAGGTTCTGCGAGAACGGACGGTTGAGCGCGCCGGGCACGTGGCCCGCGACAGGATCGATAGGTTCGATCTCGCCCCGGAAGCGCTCGGCTGCGCGCGCATCGATGAGCCAACCACCGGTGTCCAGACGCGCCACGATGTCTTCCGCATCGACAAGCTGGCTTGCGTCGAATCGCGAGGGGTACGCGCCGCCTGACGCGGGCGCCGGAGCCTCGGCAGTCTCCCTTCCACCTGCAGCGCGCCAGGCCGCCACACCGCCATCGAGCACGGCAACGCGGGCGTGACCCAACAGCTTGAGCAGCCACCACAGGCGCGCGGCCGCCATGCTGCCGTCGCCGGCGTCGTAGACCACGACCTGATGCGAGGGCCCGATGCCCCATTCGCCGAGCTTGCGCGCAAACGCGTCGCTGTCAGGCAGCGGATGGCGGCCAGCGCCGACCTTCGAAAGATCCGACAGGTCCTGATTGAGGTCCGCATAGACGGCACCCGGCAAGTGCGATTCGGCGTAGGCCTGGCGACCCGCATCGGGCGCCGCATTGAGCATCACGAAACGCGCATCCACCAGCCGCAGATCCGGATCATCGAGGGCGGCGGACAACGTCGGTGCATCGACCAAGGTCGTCCAGTTCATGCAAGCTGCTCCAGGCGTTGCCGCAGATTGGACAGGATGGCGGCCGTTGCGCCCCAGATCCGCTGCCCCGGCCAGGCGTACTCGAGCACCGCACGACGGCGGCCGCGATAGTCGACTTCGACGCGGCGCAGGTTGTCCGGTGCCAGCAGGTACTCCAGCGGCACCTCGAACACATCGGCGACCTCGCCGGGTTCCGGCATGGGCACGAACGCGGGATCGATCACCGCGACCACCGGCACGACGCGGAAACCGCTGATGGTAGTGAACGGGTCGAGGAAGCCGAGCGGCACGGCCTGCGAGGCCTGCAGGGCGATCTCCTCGCGGCTCTCGCGCAGTGCGGCCGCCACGACATCCGCGTCGGTGGGCTCGATGCGCCCGCCGGGGAAACTGACCTGGCCGGCATGATGACGCAGACCGTCCGTCCGCCGCGTCAGCAGCACCTGCGTGCCGCTCTCGCGCGGGACGAGGCCGGCGAGCACCGCGGCCTCGGCCAGCGGGCCCGGCGGCAGCAGGTCGATGAGTTCTTCGTGGTTCCAGCCGGGCGTACGCGGCGCCGCACCCAGGGGGTGCAGGGCGCGCTGCAGGACGGCCGCCTCGCGCAGCTGCTCGACGAACGGCATGCGTACGCGTTCGCGCGCGGGCAGTACGGACTCCATCAGGCGCAGGCGTTCGTCATCGTTCATCTGCGACCAGCGTGCGATCTCCGAGGTGGTGCGCAGGCAGCCCCGGCAGAGGCCGTCGTCGTCCAGCGTACAGACGCCGGTGCAGGGGCTGAGCACGGCGCGGAAAGCGGTATTCATGTCATCGGACACCTGCGGAGGGTAGCGCGAAAACGCGCCCTGCCGCGCAAAGCACTGCGCCGGCACGAGGCCGGCGCAGGGATGGAACGATCAGGCGGGAATTACTTGGCGCTGACCAGCTTGATCTCGAACACCACCGCCACGTTCGGCGGGAAGCCCGTGCGCGGGTCGGCGCCATAGGCCTTGTCCGGCGGCAGCGCGACTTCCCACTTCGAACCGACCGGCATCTGCAGCAGCACTTCGCGCATGGCCGGCATCTCGATGGCGCTGACCTTCACGTCCTTCATCTGCTGCGCCGGACGCGCTTCGGTCGGACGCTGGCCGAACGGGTAGGCACCCGCGACCTGCAGTTCCACCGTGCTGGCCTGGGTGGGCTTCGCGCCGGTGCCGTTCTCGAGCACCTTGTACGCGACGCCGCCCGGCAGCGTCTTGACGCCCGCCTGGCCCTTGAAGCTGGCGATGAACTGGTCGCTCTTGGTCTTGTTCTCGGCCGCGACCTTGTCGTACTCGGCCTTGGCCTGCTGCGCGCGGCCCTGCTCACGCTTCTGGAAGGCTTCCAGGGCGGGCTTCAGCTGCTCGCTGGTCAGCGCTGGCTTCTGCTTGGCGAACGCATCCTGCAGGCCCTTGACCACGGAATTGATATCGAGCTGCTCGCCACGGGCGGTCAACTCGGCCAGATTGTTGCCATAGTCGTAGCCGAAGTAATAGCTCAACTTGCCCTTCTCGGACGAGACGTCCTGGGCCAGGGCGCTGCCGGCCATGGCGAATGCCGCAACAGCGACCACTAACGAACGCAACTTCATCAAAACTCTCTCCGGGATGGGCGGCATACCGCCTGGAATGGACGCGCTAGGATAGCGGCCGGGGCGCTTAACCGCCACTGACAGCAGGCTGCTCTGACCGGCGCTCCGGGACGGAGTTCCCTCTTTACCGAAATTTTACAAAACGCCTGAAAATCCCATGTCTGAAAGCCTTGTCCTCGTTCATGATGCCGATGGCATCCGTCGTCTCACCGTCCATCGTCCGGACAAGCTGAACGCCCTGAATGCCGCCACGCTGGACGCGCTGCAGGTCGCCTTCACGGCCGCAGCCGAAGACGCCTCCGTGCGCGTGGTCGTCCTGACCGGCGCGGGTCCGAAAGCTTTCGTGGCCGGGGCGGACATTGCCGAAATGGCGGGCCTGCGGGCCACCGACGGCCGCGATTTTTCGCTGCGCGGTCAGCGGCTGATGCGCACCATCGAGACCCTGCCCAAGCCGGTCGTCGCGATGGTCAACGGGTTCGCCCTCGGCGGCGGGCTGGAACTCGCGATGGCCTGCCACCTGCGCATCGCCGCCGACACCGCCAAGGTCGGGCAGCCGGAGATCAACCTGGGCCTGATTCCCGGCTTCGGCGGCAGCCAGCGCCTGCTGCGGCTGGCCGGGCGTGCCGCCACGCTGGAACTGTGCCTGCTGGGTGCTCCGATCACGGCGGAGCGGGCGCTGCAGTTGGGTATCGTCAACCGCGTGGTGCCGGCGGCCGAACTCGAAGAAGAAGCCATGAAGGTGGCGGCGCAGCTCGCGGCCTCGGCACCGCTCGCCCTGCGCGCGACGCTCGATGTCGTCAACATCGGTGGCGAGTGCGGCATCGAGGAAGGGCTGCAGTACGAAACCGCGCAGTTCGGCCTGATGTTCTCGACCGACGACATGCGCGAGGGCACCCGTGCCTTCACCGAACGCCGCAAGCCGGCCTTCACCGGCCGCTGAGTCGTGTCAGCGCCCTGCCCCGGCTGCGAACAGGCGCGACGCCTGTCTGCCCTGCTGGCGGACGATGACGTGGACGCCGCGCTGGACGCGGGACTGATGGCCTGGACGCCCTGTCCGGACCACGCTGCCGCACAGGCCGGCCCGATCGTGGATGCGCAGTCCCGCCTGCGCACGGCGTGGGCGGCGCGCGAGCGCTATCGCCAGCGCACGATGCGACTGGCGCGGCGTGCAGCCGAACGCGAAGCGCGACGCATCGCGGCGCAGCCCCGCGGGCCGTCAGCGCCCGTCAGGCCCGCCTTGCCGGCCGCCGCCGCCGCCATCCTGGAACGCGCGCGCGCCAAGGCCGCGGAGCGCACGAAACCATGAGTGCGCCGCGGCGGAGCCCGACCCTCAAGCGCGATGAAGTGGTGGAACTGTTCTCGCGGCTGCGCGAACTCAATCCGCGCCCGACGACGGAACTGGAGTACACCACGCCGTTCGAGCTGCTGGTCGCAGTGACGCTCTCCGCGCAGGCGACCGACGTGGGCGTGAACAAGGCGACACGACGACTCTTTCCCGTCGCCAACACGCCGACGGCGATCCTGGCCCTCGGCGAGGACGGATTGAAGAAGTACATCGCCACCATCGGCCTGTTCAACGCGAAGGCGAAGAACGTCATCGCCACCTGCCGCATCCTGGTCGATCAGTACGGCGGCGAAGTGCCGCGCTCGCGCGAAGCGCTGGAGAGCCTGCCCGGCGTGGGCCGCAAGACGGCGAACGTGGTGCTCAACACGGCCTTCGGCGAGCCGACCATCGCGGTGGACACGCATATCTTCCGCGTCGCCAACCGCACCGGCCTGGCCCCGGGCAAGGACGTGCGTGCGGTGGAGGACAAGCTGCTGAAGGTGGTGCCGGCGGATTTCATGCAGGATGCGCACCATTGGTTGATCCTGCATGGGCGCTATGTGTGCAAGGCACGTAAGCCGGACTGCCCGCAGTGCGTGATCCGCGATCTCTGCCGCTTCAAGGACAAGACGGCGGCCTGACACGGCCGCCGTCCGTCGCGGACCCTACTTTTCGTCCCGCTCAAGGAAAGGCTTTCGCGGCAGCCGTTCTTCGCGCATCGCCGCGTGGTAGGCGAACGAGGCGATGATCGCCGCCGCCTGCTTCAGGTCTTCCGGCACCACGTGGTCGTACGTGTCCAGGTGGGTGTGGTGGACATGGGTGAAGTAGTCGGCCGGATCCTGCACGAACTGGAAGCCCGGCAAGCCGACGCGGTCGAACGAGATGTGGTCCGTGCTGCCGGTGTTGCGGGTGGTCACGATGGTCGCGCCGATGTCGGCGAACGGCTCCAGCCAGGCCTTGAAGATCGGCACCGCGGCGTGGTTTTCCTGCGCATAGA contains the following coding sequences:
- a CDS encoding CoA pyrophosphatase; translated protein: MNTAFRAVLSPCTGVCTLDDDGLCRGCLRTTSEIARWSQMNDDERLRLMESVLPARERVRMPFVEQLREAAVLQRALHPLGAAPRTPGWNHEELIDLLPPGPLAEAAVLAGLVPRESGTQVLLTRRTDGLRHHAGQVSFPGGRIEPTDADVVAAALRESREEIALQASQAVPLGFLDPFTTISGFRVVPVVAVIDPAFVPMPEPGEVADVFEVPLEYLLAPDNLRRVEVDYRGRRRAVLEYAWPGQRIWGATAAILSNLRQRLEQLA
- a CDS encoding FKBP-type peptidyl-prolyl cis-trans isomerase N-terminal domain-containing protein, which produces MKLRSLVVAVAAFAMAGSALAQDVSSEKGKLSYYFGYDYGNNLAELTARGEQLDINSVVKGLQDAFAKQKPALTSEQLKPALEAFQKREQGRAQQAKAEYDKVAAENKTKSDQFIASFKGQAGVKTLPGGVAYKVLENGTGAKPTQASTVELQVAGAYPFGQRPTEARPAQQMKDVKVSAIEMPAMREVLLQMPVGSKWEVALPPDKAYGADPRTGFPPNVAVVFEIKLVSAK
- a CDS encoding enoyl-CoA hydratase-related protein, with the translated sequence MSESLVLVHDADGIRRLTVHRPDKLNALNAATLDALQVAFTAAAEDASVRVVVLTGAGPKAFVAGADIAEMAGLRATDGRDFSLRGQRLMRTIETLPKPVVAMVNGFALGGGLELAMACHLRIAADTAKVGQPEINLGLIPGFGGSQRLLRLAGRAATLELCLLGAPITAERALQLGIVNRVVPAAELEEEAMKVAAQLAASAPLALRATLDVVNIGGECGIEEGLQYETAQFGLMFSTDDMREGTRAFTERRKPAFTGR
- the nth gene encoding endonuclease III, translated to MSAPRRSPTLKRDEVVELFSRLRELNPRPTTELEYTTPFELLVAVTLSAQATDVGVNKATRRLFPVANTPTAILALGEDGLKKYIATIGLFNAKAKNVIATCRILVDQYGGEVPRSREALESLPGVGRKTANVVLNTAFGEPTIAVDTHIFRVANRTGLAPGKDVRAVEDKLLKVVPADFMQDAHHWLILHGRYVCKARKPDCPQCVIRDLCRFKDKTAA